In one Hyphomicrobium sp. 99 genomic region, the following are encoded:
- a CDS encoding 1-acyl-sn-glycerol-3-phosphate acyltransferase has translation MVDSSMDRKLPRPSALVIARSLIYFVVFYVVTALYLVLGSWLLLGPRPWAMKGLEVHGRTCVWLLAMICGTKLEVRGQENLPKTGCLVISKHQSAWDTFGLISLFRDPAIVLKDELKWIPFYGWFCVKFEHILVKREKASAALKSMIRDARQRISINREVVIFPEGTRTMPGAAPDYKPGYVALYEALGVVTVPLALNSGLFWPRRSLWRYPGTIVVEFLPPLPPGLPRAEFRSRIEAAIEAASTALIEEAARSPSPPPLALDYRRAHAG, from the coding sequence ATGGTTGACAGCTCAATGGACAGAAAGTTGCCCCGGCCTAGCGCGCTGGTCATCGCGCGCTCGCTGATCTATTTCGTCGTCTTTTACGTCGTAACGGCCCTTTATCTCGTGCTCGGCTCGTGGCTGCTGCTCGGGCCTCGGCCGTGGGCGATGAAGGGGCTCGAGGTGCACGGGCGAACCTGCGTCTGGCTGCTCGCCATGATCTGCGGGACGAAGCTCGAAGTTCGCGGCCAGGAAAATTTACCGAAGACGGGTTGTCTCGTCATCTCCAAGCATCAATCGGCTTGGGACACCTTCGGCCTCATTTCGCTCTTTCGCGATCCGGCGATCGTGCTCAAGGACGAACTGAAATGGATCCCGTTCTACGGCTGGTTCTGCGTGAAGTTCGAGCACATTCTCGTCAAGCGCGAGAAGGCTTCGGCGGCGCTCAAATCGATGATCCGCGATGCGCGGCAGCGCATCAGCATCAATCGCGAGGTTGTCATCTTTCCGGAGGGCACGCGCACGATGCCGGGCGCTGCTCCCGATTATAAGCCGGGTTATGTTGCGCTTTATGAGGCGCTTGGCGTCGTCACTGTTCCTTTGGCGTTGAACTCGGGTCTCTTCTGGCCACGGCGCAGCCTCTGGCGATATCCCGGAACGATCGTCGTCGAGTTCCTACCGCCGCTGCCGCCCGGATTGCCGCGTGCCGAATTTCGTTCGCGCATCGAGGCGGCGATCGAGGCGGCGAGCACGGCATTGATCGAGGAAGCTGCAAGAAGCCCCTCGCCTCCGCCGCTTGCGCTGGACTATCGGCGCGCGCACGCGGGCTGA
- a CDS encoding YdcF family protein, giving the protein MKKLSHAMIFLLALGAAALAFGFVLFAVSVTRDDAADLDKADGIVVLTGGDNRIEAGARLMSEGRAKRMLISGVNRKVSREEMQRIVKIDNQVFNCCVDLGYEALDTVGNADETRTWANTNGYTKLIIVTSRYHMPRSLAELALAMPGVTLVPYAVTPKRFPETAWWLHVATTRVLLSEYLKFLPAVARLTAQRVMDWHDGQSVAIMPQKRVDG; this is encoded by the coding sequence ATGAAGAAGCTCTCGCACGCGATGATTTTCTTGCTGGCGCTCGGCGCGGCCGCGTTGGCGTTTGGCTTCGTGCTATTTGCGGTTTCGGTCACTCGGGATGACGCCGCGGACCTCGACAAGGCCGACGGCATCGTGGTTCTGACGGGCGGCGACAATCGGATCGAGGCCGGTGCGAGACTGATGAGCGAAGGCCGCGCGAAGCGCATGCTTATCTCCGGCGTCAATCGCAAAGTCAGCCGCGAAGAGATGCAACGCATCGTCAAAATCGATAATCAGGTTTTCAATTGCTGCGTCGATCTCGGATATGAGGCTCTGGATACGGTCGGGAATGCCGACGAGACGAGGACTTGGGCCAATACGAACGGCTACACGAAGCTCATTATCGTGACTTCGCGCTATCACATGCCGCGCAGCCTCGCGGAACTCGCTCTCGCCATGCCGGGCGTCACGCTGGTGCCTTACGCTGTTACTCCGAAGCGCTTTCCGGAAACCGCGTGGTGGCTTCACGTTGCGACGACGAGGGTTCTGCTTTCCGAATATCTGAAATTTCTTCCGGCCGTCGCGCGCCTGACCGCGCAGCGCGTCATGGACTGGCATGACGGGCAATCGGTCGCGATCATGCCGCAGAAGCGCGTCGATGGTTGA
- a CDS encoding ABC transporter permease, translating to MSGSSSRFPGRVEPAMPLPGYDPYDEPVTSVTARTAGYPPQYGDAEPTVTAEDPQRNLKPPARDRDRARKMKVTAPVVPPGSVTGRSLTLVIGIMCFLACLTSGAVWMIKESSDAWLNDIASEVTVQVTPQENGDIDKVVGDVVGYLKKQHGIANVSALNLDQSAELLQPWLGSADALKSLPVPRLIAVEVNRTDPPDLAAIGSALGRDFKGASLDDHRRWQAQIRAVTRSLALGGIAILVLVGAATMAIIVSATRSAMASNREIVEVLHFVGATDKFISREFEKHFLRLGIKAGIVGASCAMLVFICMPAITELLGGGAVSAVEMQRLIGTGALDALGYVILGFVVVTIAGLCMVTSRVGVYRILNGQH from the coding sequence ATGTCCGGATCATCTAGCCGCTTTCCCGGACGTGTCGAACCGGCGATGCCGCTGCCGGGATACGATCCCTATGACGAGCCCGTGACAAGCGTGACGGCGCGTACCGCAGGCTATCCGCCGCAGTATGGCGACGCCGAGCCGACGGTGACGGCGGAAGATCCGCAACGCAATCTCAAGCCTCCGGCGCGTGATCGCGACCGGGCGCGCAAAATGAAAGTGACGGCTCCGGTCGTTCCGCCGGGCTCGGTCACCGGCCGATCGCTGACGCTTGTCATCGGCATCATGTGCTTCCTCGCGTGCCTCACCTCCGGCGCGGTTTGGATGATCAAGGAATCATCCGATGCCTGGCTCAACGACATTGCGAGCGAGGTTACGGTTCAGGTCACTCCGCAAGAAAACGGCGATATCGACAAAGTGGTCGGGGACGTCGTTGGCTATCTGAAAAAGCAGCACGGCATCGCGAACGTCAGTGCGTTGAACCTCGATCAATCGGCGGAACTCCTTCAGCCTTGGCTCGGCTCGGCCGACGCTTTGAAGTCGCTCCCCGTGCCGCGGTTGATCGCCGTCGAGGTCAACCGGACCGATCCACCGGATCTCGCAGCAATCGGGTCTGCTCTCGGACGGGATTTCAAAGGCGCTTCGCTCGATGATCACCGGCGCTGGCAAGCCCAGATCCGGGCTGTCACACGATCGCTGGCGTTGGGCGGGATTGCGATCCTCGTGCTCGTCGGCGCAGCGACAATGGCTATCATCGTATCGGCGACGCGCAGCGCGATGGCCTCGAACCGCGAGATCGTCGAGGTTCTGCATTTCGTCGGCGCCACCGATAAGTTCATTTCTCGCGAATTCGAGAAGCATTTCCTAAGGCTCGGGATCAAGGCCGGCATCGTCGGCGCGAGCTGCGCAATGCTGGTTTTCATTTGTATGCCAGCCATTACCGAGTTGTTGGGAGGGGGCGCCGTCAGCGCCGTTGAGATGCAGCGGCTGATCGGTACGGGCGCGCTCGATGCTCTCGGTTACGTTATTCTGGGATTTGTCGTCGTAACGATAGCTGGGCTCTGCATGGTGACATCCCGCGTCGGGGTCTACCGCATTCTGAATGGGCAGCACTAA
- the ftsE gene encoding cell division ATP-binding protein FtsE has translation MIRLTNVGLKYDRGPEVLQDVTFHLRPGSFHFLHGESGAGKSSLLRLMFMSLHPNRGEIRMFGEDVTKVRPQKRAQMRRRIGIVFQDFRLLDHLTVWENVALPLQVVGKKPSDYREDVTDLLQWVGLGDRMYVNPSVLSGGEKQRAAIARAVIGKPEVLLADEPTGNVDPQMARRLLRLFVELNRLGTSVVIATHDHQLMRQFKAPRIEVHKGHVRII, from the coding sequence TTGATTCGCTTGACGAATGTCGGACTGAAATACGACAGAGGGCCCGAGGTGCTGCAGGATGTGACCTTCCATCTGCGGCCGGGCTCGTTCCACTTTTTGCACGGGGAATCCGGGGCGGGGAAGTCATCGCTGCTCCGGCTGATGTTCATGTCGCTGCATCCGAACCGCGGTGAAATCCGAATGTTCGGCGAGGACGTGACGAAGGTCCGGCCGCAGAAGCGTGCTCAGATGCGGCGACGCATCGGCATCGTCTTTCAGGATTTCAGGCTCCTCGATCATTTGACGGTCTGGGAGAATGTCGCGCTTCCTCTGCAGGTGGTCGGCAAGAAGCCGTCCGACTACCGCGAGGACGTGACGGACCTATTGCAATGGGTTGGTCTCGGCGATCGGATGTATGTTAATCCTTCCGTCTTGTCGGGCGGCGAGAAGCAGCGCGCGGCCATCGCGCGGGCGGTCATCGGGAAGCCGGAAGTCCTGCTCGCCGACGAGCCGACGGGGAACGTCGATCCGCAGATGGCCCGGCGTCTTCTCCGGCTGTTCGTCGAGTTGAACAGACTGGGTACCTCCGTCGTGATCGCGACGCACGATCATCAGCTGATGCGGCAGTTCAAGGCGCCGCGCATTGAGGTGCACAAGGGCCATGTCCGGATCATCTAG
- the hpt gene encoding hypoxanthine phosphoribosyltransferase: MPDSNTKHTIETIFSAEDIRARLQVLAAQIAAKGPQNLLVVPVLKGSFVFAADLLRALFEAGLAPEVDFLTLSSYRKSRESSGQVTILRDLDLDVQHRHVILIDDVLDSGRTLAFAKDLISARGATRIETCVLLDKKAPRAVSIEPDYCAFECPNVFVVGYGMDVAHRYRELPFVGRLVD; encoded by the coding sequence ATGCCCGATTCAAATACCAAGCACACAATCGAAACAATATTTTCTGCTGAGGATATTCGCGCCCGTCTCCAGGTCCTTGCTGCCCAAATCGCAGCCAAAGGGCCCCAGAACCTTCTGGTTGTGCCGGTTCTCAAGGGCAGCTTCGTTTTCGCGGCCGATTTGTTGAGGGCCCTCTTTGAGGCTGGCCTCGCGCCCGAAGTCGATTTCCTGACGCTCTCGAGCTACCGGAAAAGCCGGGAATCCTCAGGTCAGGTGACGATCCTGCGCGATTTGGATCTCGATGTTCAGCATCGGCACGTCATTTTGATCGACGATGTTCTCGATTCCGGCCGTACGCTGGCTTTTGCCAAGGATTTGATTTCGGCCCGGGGCGCGACGCGCATCGAAACGTGCGTATTGCTCGACAAGAAGGCACCGCGCGCCGTATCGATCGAACCGGACTATTGTGCTTTCGAATGTCCCAACGTCTTTGTCGTCGGCTACGGCATGGACGTTGCGCACCGCTACCGGGAGTTGCCTTTCGTAGGTCGCCTCGTCGATTAG
- a CDS encoding response regulator produces MATILLADDDAAVRDLVRRALSSDGHTVHVTQDGVEALEQLGANGVAFEILITDVDMPQLDGISLAEKALVMKPALAVILMSGFSDQLERAARLRARRLLSISKPFTLDQIKQVVKSVLT; encoded by the coding sequence ATGGCGACGATCCTGCTCGCAGACGACGATGCTGCGGTTCGCGACCTCGTCAGGCGGGCGCTGAGCTCCGACGGTCATACGGTCCACGTCACGCAGGACGGCGTCGAGGCGCTCGAGCAGCTCGGAGCGAATGGTGTCGCCTTTGAGATCCTGATCACCGATGTGGATATGCCCCAGCTTGACGGCATCTCCCTCGCGGAGAAGGCCCTCGTCATGAAGCCGGCGCTCGCGGTGATCTTGATGTCGGGCTTCTCAGATCAGCTTGAGCGCGCCGCCCGCCTCCGAGCCCGCCGGCTGCTTTCCATCTCGAAGCCCTTCACGCTCGACCAGATCAAGCAGGTCGTCAAAAGCGTGCTCACCTGA
- the moaA gene encoding GTP 3',8-cyclase MoaA, translated as MLGTPAQTTVQPLIDPFGRAIEYLRVSVTDRCDFRCVYCMTEHMTFLPKRDLLTLEELDRLCAAFVRQGVRKLRITGGEPLVRRNILWLFRALGRHLESGALDELTLTTNASQLEKYAGELYSAGVRRINVSLDTLDPVKFKAVTRWGDLATVLRGVDAAEAAGIRVKFNAVALKGINEDEIETLVRFAHARGADLTLIETMPLGDIGEDRTDQYLPLSIVRARLMDRLTLEDNPYRTGGPARYVTVKETGGRLGFITPLTHNFCESCNRVRVTCTGQLYMCLGQEDDADLRAPLRASPDDALLDAAIVEAISRKPKGHDFVIDRRTKKPSVRRHMSVTGG; from the coding sequence ATGCTGGGCACGCCTGCCCAAACGACTGTGCAGCCGCTGATCGATCCCTTCGGCCGGGCGATCGAGTATTTGCGCGTGTCCGTGACGGACCGGTGCGATTTCCGCTGCGTTTACTGCATGACCGAACACATGACGTTCCTGCCGAAGCGGGATCTTCTGACGCTCGAGGAACTCGACCGGCTGTGTGCGGCATTCGTCCGGCAAGGCGTCCGGAAGCTGCGCATCACCGGGGGCGAACCTCTGGTGCGCCGCAACATTCTTTGGCTCTTCCGGGCTCTCGGCCGGCATCTCGAAAGCGGCGCGCTCGATGAGCTGACGCTAACGACGAATGCGAGCCAGCTCGAGAAGTACGCGGGCGAGCTTTATTCGGCTGGCGTGCGGCGGATCAATGTTTCGCTCGACACACTCGATCCGGTCAAGTTCAAGGCGGTAACCCGCTGGGGCGACCTCGCGACTGTTCTTCGCGGCGTCGACGCTGCGGAAGCTGCCGGCATTCGCGTCAAATTCAATGCCGTTGCACTCAAGGGCATCAACGAAGACGAGATCGAAACTCTCGTTCGCTTCGCGCATGCCCGCGGCGCCGATTTGACGTTGATCGAGACGATGCCGCTCGGCGATATCGGCGAAGACCGGACAGATCAATACTTGCCGTTGTCGATCGTGCGCGCACGTTTGATGGATCGCCTGACGCTCGAAGACAATCCGTATCGCACGGGCGGACCTGCCCGCTATGTGACTGTAAAAGAGACGGGCGGCCGGCTTGGCTTCATCACGCCGCTCACGCACAACTTCTGCGAAAGCTGCAACCGCGTGCGTGTCACGTGTACGGGTCAACTCTACATGTGTCTCGGCCAAGAAGACGACGCGGACCTGCGGGCTCCGCTCAGGGCGTCTCCGGACGATGCATTGCTCGACGCCGCCATCGTTGAAGCCATCTCGCGCAAGCCCAAGGGGCACGACTTCGTCATCGACCGGCGCACGAAGAAACCGTCGGTCCGGCGCCATATGAGCGTGACCGGCGGCTGA
- the mobB gene encoding molybdopterin-guanine dinucleotide biosynthesis protein B yields the protein MGNAFRPAHPLPLFGVAGWSNSGKTTLIEKLTRHFAGEGLRVATIKHTHHKFDIDAPGSDTARHRAAGAAETAIVSGSRVAVIEEIDTAGEPALEAVASRLNPSDIILVEGYKAANIPKIEVRRAAVASEKLLAPNDPLVLAIAADYEVDAHGKPVFDLNDIDSIAALIVRTLGPFNRVRQRA from the coding sequence TTGGGCAATGCATTTCGGCCGGCACATCCGTTGCCGCTCTTCGGCGTCGCCGGGTGGTCGAACTCAGGCAAGACGACGTTGATCGAAAAGCTGACGCGACACTTCGCGGGCGAAGGGCTTCGCGTCGCGACGATCAAGCATACGCACCATAAGTTCGATATCGATGCGCCGGGAAGCGATACGGCACGGCATCGCGCGGCCGGTGCTGCGGAAACGGCGATCGTCTCGGGCTCGCGCGTTGCCGTGATCGAAGAAATCGATACCGCGGGCGAGCCCGCACTCGAGGCGGTCGCTAGCAGGCTCAATCCGTCGGACATCATCCTCGTCGAGGGGTATAAGGCAGCTAATATTCCAAAGATCGAGGTTCGGCGTGCGGCTGTCGCCTCGGAGAAGCTTCTGGCCCCGAACGATCCGCTCGTACTCGCCATCGCGGCCGATTATGAGGTCGATGCGCACGGCAAGCCCGTGTTCGATCTCAACGACATCGACAGCATCGCGGCGCTGATCGTCCGGACGCTCGGCCCTTTCAACCGTGTTCGTCAGCGGGCCTAA
- the mobA gene encoding molybdenum cofactor guanylyltransferase MobA: MATSDQILGVILAGGRSRRFGGGDKGLADLGGQSILARVIAQFRPQVGRLILNVNGDPGRFAEFDLETISDNENPELGPLSGLLASLDWAAQHAPECSAIATVSADVPFLPNDLVARLDASRRGGVSIAISGERRHPTIAIWPISARQTIAEALNNRALSVDKLAAHLNAVAVAFPMRDIHGARLDPFFNINTPDDLSTARALLAGSTEG, translated from the coding sequence ATGGCTACTTCCGATCAGATCCTCGGCGTCATTCTTGCGGGAGGCCGCTCGCGGCGCTTTGGCGGCGGGGATAAGGGGCTTGCCGATCTCGGAGGGCAATCGATCCTGGCGCGCGTCATCGCGCAGTTTCGCCCGCAGGTCGGCCGGCTGATCCTCAATGTCAACGGCGATCCCGGCCGGTTCGCGGAATTCGATCTCGAGACCATATCGGATAATGAAAATCCCGAGCTCGGTCCGCTCAGCGGCCTTCTCGCGTCCCTGGATTGGGCGGCGCAGCATGCGCCCGAGTGCAGTGCGATCGCGACCGTCTCAGCGGATGTTCCGTTCCTACCAAACGATCTCGTCGCAAGGCTCGACGCAAGCCGGCGCGGCGGCGTTTCGATAGCGATATCGGGCGAGCGCCGTCATCCGACAATCGCGATCTGGCCTATAAGCGCCAGGCAAACAATTGCGGAAGCCCTCAACAATCGCGCCTTGAGTGTCGATAAGCTCGCGGCCCATCTCAATGCTGTTGCGGTCGCTTTTCCGATGCGCGACATTCACGGGGCGAGGCTCGACCCTTTTTTCAACATCAATACGCCTGACGATCTTTCAACCGCCCGCGCTCTCCTCGCAGGTTCCACAGAAGGATAA
- a CDS encoding c-type cytochrome: MASSKFAVLRCAGIIAISALVTSHVRADDGAAPSAAVAATSSAWTVPDIDKLPDDVLGKTVRYGRDLISKTSSLIGPEVADASRRFAGNNLDCQSCHINAGTQEFGLPLVGVYADFPAYSARLGQVDTIQERIQGCMERSMNGKRLPPEGPEMTAMAAYLMFLSKGRPVGGKTPGRGSGRMAQLDRAADPAKGRTVYANNCAVCHGANGEGQRVGKVGDAKGYTFPPLWGPDSFNDGAGMDRLIEAANFIHSNMPQGTTWKAPALSPEDAWDVAAYIDSQPRPSVPDLDRDYPNRIEKPVDTAYGPYADGFSAEQHKYGPFAPIEAAIKKLEETHDAQR, translated from the coding sequence ATGGCCTCTTCGAAATTCGCAGTCTTGCGCTGCGCAGGTATCATTGCGATCAGCGCGCTGGTGACGTCTCACGTCCGTGCAGACGATGGAGCCGCACCGTCCGCGGCTGTCGCGGCAACGTCATCGGCGTGGACCGTTCCTGATATCGACAAGCTGCCGGACGATGTGTTGGGAAAAACCGTCCGATATGGACGCGATCTCATCAGCAAGACGTCGTCGCTGATTGGTCCTGAAGTCGCGGACGCCTCGCGCAGGTTCGCCGGGAACAATCTCGATTGCCAGAGCTGCCACATCAACGCGGGCACGCAAGAATTCGGACTGCCGCTGGTCGGCGTCTACGCGGATTTTCCCGCGTATTCGGCCCGTTTGGGACAGGTCGATACTATCCAGGAGCGCATCCAAGGTTGCATGGAGCGCAGCATGAACGGCAAACGACTGCCGCCCGAAGGTCCCGAGATGACAGCCATGGCCGCCTATCTCATGTTCCTGTCGAAGGGCCGCCCCGTCGGCGGGAAAACGCCAGGACGCGGTAGCGGCCGGATGGCTCAGCTCGACCGCGCAGCCGATCCGGCAAAGGGTCGAACCGTCTACGCGAACAACTGCGCGGTGTGCCATGGCGCGAACGGAGAAGGTCAGCGCGTTGGCAAGGTTGGCGATGCCAAGGGCTACACGTTTCCACCGCTTTGGGGACCGGACAGCTTCAACGACGGCGCCGGAATGGACAGGCTCATCGAAGCCGCAAATTTCATTCACAGCAACATGCCCCAGGGGACGACATGGAAAGCTCCGGCGCTCTCACCTGAGGATGCTTGGGACGTTGCGGCCTATATCGACTCCCAGCCGCGCCCATCCGTGCCGGACCTGGATCGCGATTACCCGAACAGGATCGAAAAGCCGGTCGATACGGCCTATGGGCCGTATGCGGACGGGTTTTCGGCGGAGCAGCACAAGTACGGGCCGTTCGCTCCGATCGAAGCGGCAATCAAGAAGCTCGAGGAAACGCACGACGCGCAGCGTTAG
- a CDS encoding S1C family serine protease yields MEHSFFRVLDDSGTEHDGARQDGVQRGDAALMDAYSNAVVDVVDAVSPAVVHVQVRSSRGGRAGQGSGSGVIVSPDGIILTNNHVIDGAQSITLAQGDGQRFGARLIGRDPDTDIAVLRAETTERLKFARLADSKKLRPGQIAIAIGNPLGFQSTVTAGIISAVGRSLRAENGRLIDDVIQTDAALNPGNSGGPLVNSSGHVIGINTATIMGAQGLCFAVASNTAEYVLTQILSHGRVRRGVMGIVAEHVVLPQRLRHALGLTQTGAIGIRSVQNNGPAEAAGLKAGDIMIALDGVAIAGVDDVARVLDHRHIDQKAIVTILRGTEKLEFSIVPEERS; encoded by the coding sequence ATGGAACACAGCTTTTTTCGGGTTCTCGACGATAGCGGCACCGAACACGACGGCGCCCGCCAGGACGGCGTTCAGCGCGGCGATGCGGCGCTCATGGATGCCTACAGCAACGCCGTTGTCGATGTCGTCGACGCAGTGTCGCCTGCCGTGGTGCATGTTCAGGTTCGCAGCTCACGCGGCGGACGCGCTGGACAGGGCTCGGGCAGCGGCGTCATCGTTTCGCCCGACGGCATCATACTGACGAACAATCACGTTATCGACGGTGCGCAATCGATCACGCTTGCGCAGGGCGATGGTCAGCGCTTCGGCGCGCGGCTCATCGGGCGTGATCCCGATACCGACATTGCCGTTTTGCGCGCGGAGACGACGGAGCGGCTGAAGTTCGCGCGGTTGGCGGATTCCAAGAAGCTGCGCCCCGGTCAAATCGCCATCGCGATCGGCAATCCACTCGGCTTTCAATCGACGGTGACGGCCGGCATCATTAGTGCGGTCGGGCGTTCGCTTCGGGCGGAGAACGGCCGCCTGATCGACGATGTGATCCAGACGGATGCGGCGCTCAATCCCGGAAACTCCGGCGGTCCGCTCGTCAATTCGTCTGGGCATGTCATCGGCATCAACACGGCGACCATCATGGGTGCGCAGGGGCTCTGCTTCGCGGTCGCGTCGAATACGGCCGAATATGTGCTGACGCAGATCTTGAGCCATGGCCGCGTGCGGCGGGGCGTGATGGGCATCGTCGCCGAGCACGTCGTGCTGCCTCAGCGGCTTCGCCATGCCCTTGGCCTGACGCAAACTGGCGCCATCGGCATTCGCAGCGTGCAGAACAACGGGCCTGCGGAAGCGGCGGGTCTCAAGGCGGGCGATATTATGATCGCGCTCGACGGTGTCGCGATTGCCGGCGTCGATGACGTTGCGCGCGTTCTCGATCACCGGCACATCGACCAGAAGGCGATCGTCACGATCTTACGCGGGACCGAGAAGCTCGAGTTCTCGATTGTGCCGGAGGAGCGGAGTTAG
- a CDS encoding acyl CoA:acetate/3-ketoacid CoA transferase, which produces MTTSKVISADEAIALIGEGDVVTTTGFVQSCIPEALHAALEKRFVETGAPRDLTLIMCAGAGDSKGLGTGRLHHEGLLKRVIAANFGRMPKVAQAAQEDKIQGYNLPQGVISKLYRSCASGSPGLFTRVGLHTYVDPRLGGGKVNTKTKEDLVKLVEVDGKEWLFYKATPINVALIRATSADPLGNLSMERECLTLDVLAQAMAAHNNGGIVIAQVERIVAEGSIKPKDVKVPGILVDCVVVADPPEMHRMNYGVIYDPGLAGEVRVTVDSLPTMALDERKIIARRAAFELPPNGVINLGVGAPDGVANVANEEKVTPYLVMTTEAGAVGGVLAGGSSFGSSANAHSILDQNQMFDFYHGGGLDLTCLGMAECDSLGNVNTSKFGGKLNGCGGFIDISQNARAVVFAGTFTAGGLEVAIEDGKLRIVKEGRARKFVKQVEQVTFSGQYAAQKSQPVIYVTERCVFQLTDHGLELIEVAPGIDIDRDILAHMAFKPHIHSPVTMNPRIFIDQPMDLLADLQNKNLKDRVTFDAKQNILVLDLEGWSVRKKADIADLKKVIIDACERIGGRVNVVINQASCRIAEDLYDEYADMVAYVTKHHYGRSARYATSALTRQKLLEALRRRGLDTHVFANATEAFEHLQRQAAE; this is translated from the coding sequence ATGACTACGAGCAAGGTCATTTCGGCTGATGAAGCCATCGCCCTCATCGGCGAGGGTGATGTCGTCACGACGACGGGTTTTGTCCAAAGCTGCATTCCGGAAGCGTTGCATGCCGCGCTCGAGAAGCGCTTCGTGGAAACGGGAGCGCCGCGCGATCTGACGTTGATCATGTGTGCAGGCGCTGGTGACAGCAAAGGTCTCGGCACCGGGCGGCTCCATCACGAAGGTTTGCTCAAGCGCGTGATCGCGGCGAACTTCGGACGCATGCCGAAGGTTGCGCAGGCCGCTCAGGAAGACAAGATCCAGGGTTACAACCTTCCCCAAGGCGTCATCTCCAAACTCTATCGCAGCTGCGCATCCGGCAGCCCGGGTCTTTTCACCCGCGTGGGCCTACACACCTACGTCGATCCGCGCCTCGGCGGCGGCAAGGTCAACACGAAGACGAAAGAGGATCTCGTCAAACTCGTCGAGGTCGATGGCAAGGAATGGCTCTTCTATAAAGCTACGCCGATCAACGTCGCTCTCATCCGCGCGACGAGCGCCGATCCGCTCGGCAATCTCAGCATGGAGAGAGAGTGCCTGACGCTCGACGTGCTGGCGCAGGCGATGGCCGCGCACAACAATGGCGGCATCGTGATCGCGCAGGTCGAACGCATCGTGGCCGAGGGCTCGATCAAACCGAAGGACGTGAAGGTTCCGGGAATTCTGGTCGATTGCGTCGTCGTTGCCGATCCGCCCGAGATGCATCGCATGAACTATGGCGTGATCTATGACCCGGGTCTCGCGGGCGAAGTTCGCGTCACCGTCGACAGCCTGCCGACGATGGCGCTGGATGAACGCAAGATCATTGCGCGACGCGCGGCATTCGAACTCCCGCCAAACGGCGTCATCAATCTCGGCGTCGGCGCTCCAGATGGCGTTGCCAACGTCGCCAACGAAGAGAAGGTGACGCCCTACCTCGTCATGACGACGGAAGCGGGTGCGGTCGGCGGTGTGCTTGCGGGCGGATCGAGCTTCGGCTCATCGGCGAACGCGCATTCGATCCTCGATCAAAATCAGATGTTCGACTTCTATCACGGCGGCGGCCTCGATCTGACGTGTCTCGGCATGGCCGAATGCGACAGCCTCGGCAACGTCAACACGAGCAAGTTCGGCGGCAAGCTCAACGGCTGCGGCGGCTTTATCGACATCTCGCAAAACGCGCGCGCGGTGGTTTTCGCCGGCACGTTCACGGCCGGCGGCCTTGAAGTCGCGATCGAGGACGGCAAGCTGCGCATCGTCAAAGAAGGGCGCGCTCGCAAGTTCGTGAAGCAGGTCGAGCAGGTAACGTTCTCGGGCCAGTACGCGGCGCAGAAGTCGCAGCCCGTCATCTATGTCACCGAGCGTTGCGTGTTTCAGCTTACCGATCACGGTCTAGAGCTCATCGAGGTGGCACCCGGCATCGATATCGACCGCGATATTCTTGCGCACATGGCGTTCAAGCCGCACATCCACTCTCCGGTGACGATGAACCCGCGGATCTTCATCGATCAGCCAATGGATCTGCTCGCGGATCTCCAGAACAAGAATCTCAAGGACCGCGTTACCTTCGACGCGAAGCAAAATATCCTCGTCCTCGATCTCGAAGGCTGGAGCGTTCGCAAGAAGGCCGATATCGCGGATTTGAAAAAGGTGATCATCGATGCCTGCGAGCGCATCGGCGGCCGCGTCAACGTCGTGATCAATCAGGCAAGCTGCCGGATCGCGGAAGATCTCTACGACGAATACGCCGATATGGTCGCGTACGTTACGAAGCACCATTATGGCCGCTCCGCCCGGTACGCGACGAGCGCGCTTACCCGGCAGAAGCTGCTGGAAGCGCTGAGACGGCGCGGGCTTGATACGCACGTCTTCGCGAACGCGACCGAAGCGTTCGAGCACCTGCAGCGGCAAGCAGCGGAATAG